From a region of the Herpetosiphonaceae bacterium genome:
- a CDS encoding flippase activity-associated protein Agl23, producing MAVTAPPTERPPVSQASIALTEPRRWIITVEQALYVLIGLLSVLSHLYLLGDRAFHHDETLHAAYSWRIYRGQGYQHDPLLHGPFLYYFTALQYLLFGDSDFTARLSAALFGMALTLLPWFLRRDLGRGAALVASVYLLISPIILYVGRFIRHDIFAVVFELLSVIAILRYIATERPVWHYTLAAAMGLMLTTMETFYLFLAILGSFVFIWVVWQVARQLFWLVLAYGAVAVVALKVVPRFSGPIPLPTPDQALRVRHRPDNNLIEYTRDVGGSIGPMLLHPASLLVLVSTLLLLGTLIAAIFVRRGSDGRSAWRRVADTAPAGTLISALDRIPGRQWAIAFGIAFVIYAVQYTAFLSNPLTPNLAGLITGVSGSFLYWLGQHGVQRGGQPPHYYLFQISVYEPLLLLFGPLGLALVIRRLVRLFLPRRAADPSAPRSPWLGERAIFAPALLAWWSLGALAIYSWAGEKMPWLTIHVVLPLVLLSAWALARIWRWAARFGFDGLVLGLTAMTGTLVLLTFNQFTTLIRDAEAVKLAAAWPLLALSFVGLLAAGLTILYRSARPALLALLSLALAFGVFFTLRSTVRLSYVNGDVAVEPMVFVQTSPDVARALDNLRQASLLRTGKLDLPIRFDNETVWDWYLRNYTETSGSRGTQIPEIGEEVQAVFMLSENVAANESNLTGFLRQEYPLRWWFPECEVYRFPGSDSYCGSNPESSSLLSRVMRRPWDGKALAEYWQFWFDRKLPAPLGSTNWTLFVRPEVAAEFGVGSGDAQ from the coding sequence AAGCATCGATCGCGCTGACGGAACCACGGCGCTGGATCATCACCGTCGAGCAGGCGCTATACGTGCTGATCGGGCTGCTGTCGGTGCTGAGCCACCTGTACCTGCTCGGCGATCGAGCGTTTCATCACGACGAAACCCTTCACGCAGCGTACTCCTGGCGCATCTATCGCGGCCAGGGATACCAGCACGATCCGCTGCTGCACGGGCCGTTTTTGTACTACTTTACGGCCTTGCAATACCTGCTTTTCGGCGATAGCGATTTCACGGCGCGGCTCAGCGCCGCGCTCTTCGGCATGGCGCTGACGCTGCTGCCCTGGTTTCTCAGGCGCGATCTAGGGCGCGGTGCCGCGCTGGTCGCCAGCGTGTATCTGCTGATCTCGCCGATTATCCTGTATGTCGGTCGCTTCATCCGCCACGACATCTTCGCGGTCGTCTTCGAGCTGCTGTCGGTGATCGCGATCCTGCGCTACATCGCTACCGAGCGTCCGGTCTGGCACTACACGCTCGCGGCGGCGATGGGCCTGATGCTGACGACGATGGAGACGTTCTATCTGTTTCTGGCGATCCTCGGCAGCTTCGTCTTCATCTGGGTCGTCTGGCAGGTCGCGCGGCAGCTTTTCTGGCTAGTGCTGGCCTATGGCGCGGTCGCGGTCGTTGCGCTCAAGGTGGTGCCGCGCTTCAGCGGCCCGATCCCGCTGCCGACGCCCGATCAGGCGCTCCGCGTGCGGCATCGCCCCGACAATAATCTGATCGAGTACACGCGCGATGTCGGCGGCAGCATCGGTCCGATGCTGCTGCATCCGGCCAGCCTGCTGGTGCTGGTCAGCACGCTGCTGCTGCTTGGCACGCTGATCGCGGCGATCTTTGTGCGGCGCGGCTCAGATGGACGCAGCGCGTGGCGACGGGTGGCCGATACGGCTCCAGCGGGCACGCTGATCAGCGCGCTCGACCGAATACCGGGGCGGCAGTGGGCGATTGCGTTCGGCATCGCGTTTGTGATCTATGCGGTGCAGTACACCGCGTTTCTCTCGAATCCGCTCACGCCCAACCTGGCGGGCCTGATCACCGGCGTCTCCGGCTCGTTCCTCTACTGGCTGGGCCAGCATGGCGTGCAGCGCGGCGGTCAGCCGCCGCACTACTACCTGTTTCAGATCTCGGTCTATGAGCCGCTGCTGCTGCTCTTCGGTCCGCTCGGCCTGGCGCTGGTGATCCGCCGCCTCGTGCGGCTGTTCTTGCCGCGCCGCGCCGCCGATCCGTCGGCGCCGCGCTCGCCCTGGCTCGGAGAGCGGGCGATCTTCGCTCCGGCGCTGCTGGCGTGGTGGAGCCTGGGCGCGCTGGCGATCTATAGCTGGGCTGGCGAGAAAATGCCCTGGCTGACGATCCATGTTGTGCTGCCGCTGGTGCTGCTGAGCGCCTGGGCGCTGGCGCGGATCTGGCGCTGGGCCGCGCGCTTCGGCTTCGACGGGCTGGTGCTGGGCCTGACCGCCATGACCGGCACCCTGGTGCTGCTGACCTTCAACCAGTTCACGACGCTGATTCGCGATGCTGAGGCCGTGAAGCTGGCGGCGGCCTGGCCGCTGCTGGCGCTGAGCTTCGTTGGCCTGCTGGCGGCGGGCCTGACCATCTTATATCGCTCGGCGCGTCCGGCGCTGCTGGCGCTGCTGAGCCTGGCGCTGGCCTTCGGCGTCTTCTTCACGCTGCGCAGCACCGTGCGGCTATCCTACGTCAACGGCGATGTCGCGGTCGAGCCGATGGTCTTTGTCCAGACCTCGCCCGACGTGGCGCGGGCGCTCGACAATCTGCGGCAGGCGTCGCTGCTGCGCACGGGCAAGCTCGATCTGCCGATCCGCTTCGACAACGAGACGGTCTGGGATTGGTACCTGCGCAACTACACAGAGACGAGCGGCAGCCGTGGCACGCAGATCCCGGAGATCGGCGAGGAGGTGCAGGCGGTCTTTATGCTGTCGGAGAACGTCGCGGCCAACGAGTCGAACCTGACGGGCTTTCTGCGGCAGGAGTATCCGCTGCGCTGGTGGTTTCCCGAATGCGAGGTTTATCGCTTTCCCGGCAGCGACTCGTACTGCGGCAGCAATCCGGAGTCAAGCTCGCTGCTCAGCCGGGTGATGCGGCGGCCCTGGGACGGCAAGGCGCTGGCGGAGTACTGGCAGTTCTGGTTCGATCGGAAGCTGCCCGCGCCGCTCGGCTCGACCAACTGGACGCTCTTTGTGCGGCCTGAGGTGGCGGCTGAGTTCGGCGTCGGCTCCGGCGATGCGCAGTAG